The Sphingomonas sanxanigenens DSM 19645 = NX02 genome includes a region encoding these proteins:
- a CDS encoding Rap1a/Tai family immunity protein, which produces MRTGLLAVFAVMLPLGGGVLAQPKPARSFYASTVTASFLAGSCEGTKLDPLEADFCSGYIIGVYDALSLNGLICPSAASTTMQAVAIGRKEILDHPERWDRNPSVLVRDALKRAFPCR; this is translated from the coding sequence ATGCGAACCGGATTGCTAGCTGTCTTTGCTGTCATGCTGCCGCTCGGCGGCGGCGTTCTTGCTCAACCGAAGCCGGCAAGATCGTTTTATGCAAGCACCGTGACTGCCAGTTTCCTTGCGGGCAGTTGCGAAGGCACCAAGCTCGATCCGCTTGAGGCTGATTTTTGCTCCGGCTACATCATCGGTGTTTATGACGCGCTCTCCTTGAATGGTTTGATTTGCCCTAGCGCGGCGTCCACCACGATGCAGGCGGTCGCGATCGGGCGGAAGGAGATACTTGACCACCCTGAGCGGTGGGACCGGAACCCGAGCGTCCTAGTCCGGGATGCGCTAAAGCGTGCGTTTCCATGTCGTTGA
- a CDS encoding DUF3800 domain-containing protein: protein MQWDEEDWRTPRTQEEISEIYIDESSQTKNRFLLLGGVIIPKRQLAAAEARIAEARLPELPFGEMKWGKVSRSKLAAYKRVADAFFDAAEFKRCHFHSLVVDTALLDHVRYNAGSKEIGFNKEIYQLATKFAKLYPTAIFHLYPDYRNTSQRPDDLRDILNHGRRKDQDSRDWPFRRCQFRDSAKTPLLQLVDILLGSVAFGKNQHFAQPDASPHKLELARHVMRKAGIKHLDRDTARTGKFTIWNRQLRQRGVPRD from the coding sequence ATGCAGTGGGATGAAGAAGACTGGCGGACCCCGCGGACTCAGGAAGAGATCAGCGAGATCTACATTGACGAGAGCAGCCAGACTAAGAACCGGTTTTTGCTTCTTGGGGGCGTGATCATCCCAAAGCGGCAACTCGCGGCGGCAGAGGCGCGTATCGCCGAGGCGAGGCTACCGGAGCTTCCGTTCGGAGAGATGAAGTGGGGCAAGGTATCGCGCAGCAAGTTGGCCGCCTACAAACGTGTCGCTGATGCATTCTTTGATGCAGCAGAATTTAAGCGGTGTCACTTTCATAGCCTCGTAGTAGACACGGCGTTGCTTGATCATGTCCGCTACAACGCAGGCTCTAAAGAAATCGGGTTCAACAAGGAGATCTACCAACTGGCAACCAAGTTCGCGAAGCTATACCCGACAGCGATATTTCACCTCTACCCCGACTATCGGAACACAAGCCAGCGACCAGATGACCTTCGCGATATATTGAACCATGGCCGTCGTAAGGACCAAGACAGTAGAGACTGGCCATTCCGCCGTTGCCAGTTCAGAGATTCTGCCAAGACTCCTCTGCTCCAGCTAGTGGACATCCTCCTCGGCAGCGTGGCGTTTGGCAAAAACCAGCACTTCGCTCAACCTGATGCCTCACCACACAAGCTCGAACTAGCCCGCCACGTGATGCGCAAAGCAGGCATAAAGCACCTAGACCGCGACACCGCGCGCACGGGGAAATTCACGATCTGGAATCGCCAACTACGGCAGAGGGGCGTCCCTCGGGATTAG
- a CDS encoding excalibur calcium-binding domain-containing protein produces MFVAAAAAATGAPALGHGGGLNAEGCHSDRKNGGYHCHRGGGSSARPQTLLGAHGGTPSSGGRAFANCSAARAAGAAPVRRGDPGYGAHLDRDGDGVGCER; encoded by the coding sequence ATGTTCGTTGCGGCTGCCGCTGCCGCAACTGGCGCGCCGGCACTGGGCCATGGCGGCGGGCTTAACGCCGAGGGCTGTCACAGCGACCGGAAGAACGGCGGCTATCATTGTCACCGCGGAGGTGGCTCATCAGCACGGCCGCAGACGCTGCTCGGCGCCCACGGCGGGACACCGTCCAGCGGTGGGCGCGCGTTCGCCAACTGCTCCGCAGCGCGCGCGGCAGGCGCTGCGCCCGTGCGGCGCGGTGATCCGGGGTATGGCGCGCATCTCGATCGAGACGGGGATGGTGTAGGATGCGAGCGATGA
- the rodA gene encoding rod shape-determining protein RodA produces MTPRSLVPAFLAELPWRIIMLVLAISGFGLIVLYSAAGGSLTPWAASQGIKLIAFLGMALALSRVPEDWWRNAAFPAYTLIILGLLAVEVFGFVGGGSQRWLDLGFIRLQPSEFMKLAIILTLARFYELLPAGEIRSWTAIWPGLAAIGVPAALVMLQPDLGTALMITAGGITVMFLAGLPLRLFLGGAGALVVIAPLAFFFALHDYQRNRVLIFMNPESDPLGTGYHISQSKIAIGSGGIFGKGFLNGTQSHLDYLPEGHTDFVFATMAEEWGLMGGCALILGFVLLTRWGINISLRAQSRFARLTAAGLSATIFFYVAINLSMVMGLAPVVGIPLPLVSFGGSAMLTVMLCIGILMSLDRASRKTTGFG; encoded by the coding sequence ATGACGCCGCGCAGCCTCGTCCCCGCTTTCCTCGCCGAACTGCCGTGGCGGATCATCATGCTGGTCCTGGCGATCAGCGGGTTCGGCCTGATCGTGCTCTATTCGGCGGCCGGCGGCAGCCTCACCCCCTGGGCCGCCTCGCAGGGGATCAAGCTGATCGCCTTCCTGGGCATGGCGCTGGCGCTGTCGCGCGTGCCGGAGGATTGGTGGCGCAACGCCGCCTTCCCCGCCTATACCCTCATCATCCTCGGCCTGCTGGCGGTGGAGGTGTTCGGCTTCGTCGGCGGCGGCAGCCAGCGCTGGCTGGACCTCGGCTTCATCCGCCTGCAACCCTCCGAATTCATGAAGCTGGCGATCATCCTGACGCTGGCGCGCTTCTATGAGTTGCTGCCCGCCGGCGAGATTCGAAGCTGGACGGCGATCTGGCCGGGGCTGGCGGCGATCGGCGTGCCGGCGGCGCTGGTGATGCTTCAGCCCGACCTCGGCACCGCTTTGATGATCACCGCGGGCGGCATCACCGTGATGTTCCTCGCCGGGCTGCCGCTCAGGCTGTTCCTGGGGGGCGCGGGCGCGCTGGTGGTGATTGCCCCGCTCGCCTTCTTCTTCGCGCTGCACGACTATCAGCGCAACCGCGTGCTGATCTTCATGAACCCGGAGAGCGATCCGCTGGGCACCGGCTACCATATCAGCCAGTCCAAGATCGCGATCGGATCGGGCGGCATCTTCGGCAAAGGCTTCCTTAACGGCACCCAGAGCCACCTCGATTACCTGCCCGAGGGCCATACCGACTTCGTGTTCGCGACGATGGCGGAGGAATGGGGGCTGATGGGCGGCTGTGCGCTGATCCTGGGCTTCGTCCTGCTCACGCGCTGGGGCATCAACATCTCGCTGCGTGCGCAATCGCGCTTCGCCCGGCTGACCGCGGCGGGGCTTTCGGCGACGATCTTCTTCTATGTGGCGATCAACCTGTCGATGGTGATGGGGCTCGCGCCGGTGGTCGGCATCCCGCTGCCGCTGGTCTCGTTCGGCGGTTCCGCGATGCTCACGGTGATGCTGTGCATCGGCATCCTGATGTCGCTCGACCGCGCCAGCCGCAAGACCACGGGCTTCGGCTGA
- the mrdA gene encoding penicillin-binding protein 2, protein MNNRRKIVTEASQSFTLSRRALFIGGVQAAFGAVLAGRMGWLSIAENERYKLLAESNRVNLTLIPPRRGWIVDRSGRPIADNRTDFRVDVIPDRLRDVEATIETLQRLIGFDDDEHRRILDEIKHSPGFRPVEVAASLDYQHFAAISVRLPDLPGVAPTRGFTRNYPTGAAVAHLIGYVGGASAEEYKETRDPLLVTPGFKVGKDGLEKTMDAMLRGKPGAKRTEVTARGKLVRELTTRPDVTGDTLRLTIDAGLQHYAARRIGPESASVVVIDTLTGAILALASMPAYDPNSFSDGIGHNEWAMLREDDHIPLLNKSLQGLYPPGSTFKPVSATALQAAGIKPDEIVHCNGGYQLGNRRFACLGRHGPMDMYRALARSCNTYFYTMGHRIGIEKIADAARTLGLGQEYPLPVPSQRYGTVPDPTWKERKYDQKWSQSDTLNTSIGQGYLQVSPLQLAVMASRVASGRNLMPTLIASQIKRADALPIPPEHLAAIRQGMDMVVNGGGTAGRSRLPLEGIRMGGKTGTAQVRRIAGNFRGGSNVPWKYRDHALFVGFAPVDDPRYAVSVVVEHGLHGSSAAAPIARDVITYLYDPVKAMAALDTFEKGWGGNIEQRMAAKAAAWKAARSGTPPPAPEAQGNASAANASATAPGPAPSPTPAASPAPATARPAPAAELEIDE, encoded by the coding sequence ATGAACAACCGCCGCAAGATCGTCACCGAAGCCTCGCAAAGCTTCACCCTCAGCCGCCGCGCGCTGTTCATCGGCGGCGTGCAGGCGGCGTTCGGGGCGGTGCTTGCCGGCCGGATGGGGTGGCTCTCGATCGCCGAGAACGAGCGCTACAAGCTGCTCGCCGAGAGCAACCGCGTGAACCTGACCTTGATCCCGCCGCGCCGCGGCTGGATCGTCGACCGCAGCGGCCGCCCGATCGCGGACAACCGCACCGACTTCCGCGTCGACGTGATTCCCGACCGCCTGCGCGACGTCGAGGCGACGATCGAGACGCTGCAGCGGCTGATCGGCTTCGACGACGACGAGCATCGGCGCATCCTCGACGAGATCAAGCACAGCCCCGGCTTCCGCCCGGTGGAGGTCGCCGCGAGCCTCGACTATCAGCATTTCGCCGCGATCAGCGTGCGCCTGCCCGACCTGCCCGGCGTGGCGCCGACACGCGGCTTCACCCGGAACTATCCGACCGGCGCGGCGGTGGCGCACCTGATCGGCTATGTCGGCGGCGCCTCTGCCGAGGAGTATAAGGAAACCCGCGACCCGCTGCTCGTCACCCCCGGTTTCAAGGTGGGCAAGGACGGGCTGGAAAAGACGATGGACGCGATGCTGCGCGGCAAGCCCGGCGCCAAGCGCACCGAGGTGACGGCGCGCGGCAAGCTGGTGCGCGAACTCACGACGCGGCCGGACGTGACCGGCGATACGCTGCGGCTGACGATCGACGCCGGGCTGCAGCACTATGCAGCGCGGCGGATCGGCCCCGAATCCGCCTCCGTCGTGGTGATCGACACGCTGACCGGGGCGATCCTGGCGCTGGCATCGATGCCGGCCTATGATCCCAACAGCTTCTCCGACGGCATCGGCCACAACGAATGGGCGATGCTGCGCGAGGACGATCATATCCCGCTGCTCAACAAGTCGCTGCAGGGGCTGTATCCGCCCGGATCCACCTTCAAGCCGGTCTCGGCGACCGCGCTGCAGGCGGCCGGGATCAAGCCCGACGAGATCGTCCATTGCAACGGCGGCTACCAGCTGGGCAATCGCCGCTTCGCCTGCCTCGGCCGCCACGGGCCGATGGACATGTATCGGGCGCTGGCGCGCAGCTGCAACACCTACTTCTACACGATGGGCCACCGCATCGGCATCGAGAAGATCGCGGACGCCGCGCGCACATTGGGGCTGGGCCAGGAATATCCGCTGCCGGTACCGTCGCAGCGCTACGGCACCGTGCCGGACCCCACGTGGAAAGAGCGCAAATACGACCAGAAGTGGAGCCAGTCGGACACGCTGAACACGTCGATCGGCCAAGGGTATCTGCAGGTGAGCCCGTTGCAGCTGGCGGTGATGGCCTCGCGCGTCGCCTCCGGCCGCAACCTGATGCCGACGCTGATCGCGAGCCAGATCAAGCGCGCGGACGCGCTGCCGATCCCCCCCGAGCATCTCGCCGCGATCCGCCAGGGGATGGATATGGTGGTGAACGGCGGCGGCACCGCCGGGCGCAGCCGGCTGCCGCTGGAGGGCATCCGCATGGGCGGCAAGACCGGCACCGCGCAGGTGCGCCGCATCGCCGGCAACTTCCGCGGCGGCTCCAACGTGCCGTGGAAGTATCGCGACCATGCGCTGTTCGTCGGCTTCGCGCCGGTCGACGACCCGCGCTATGCGGTGTCGGTGGTGGTCGAGCACGGCCTCCACGGCTCCAGCGCCGCAGCGCCGATCGCACGCGACGTCATCACCTATCTCTACGATCCGGTGAAGGCGATGGCCGCGCTCGACACGTTCGAAAAGGGCTGGGGCGGCAATATCGAGCAGCGCATGGCGGCGAAGGCCGCCGCGTGGAAGGCGGCGCGCAGCGGCACCCCGCCCCCCGCGCCCGAGGCGCAGGGCAATGCCAGCGCCGCCAACGCCTCGGCCACCGCGCCCGGGCCGGCCCCCTCTCCCACGCCCGCCGCGAGCCCGGCTCCGGCGACCGCCCGACCAGCGCCGGCGGCGGAACTCGAGATCGACGAATGA
- the mreD gene encoding rod shape-determining protein MreD yields MIHPLRARLTPTLSVLAGSLITIAPIVADAPVLPPFGLLMLIAWRLLRPDYWPIWAAAPFGLFDDLLSGQPPGSGVLLWSLIFIAVEAVDRWLVWRDYWQDWLIAAAAIAFALFGGLMLVLFSGGGGHALLIVPQFVMSILFYPLAARTAAALDRWRLSDR; encoded by the coding sequence ATGATCCATCCCCTCCGGGCCCGCCTCACGCCGACGCTCTCGGTGCTCGCCGGCAGCCTCATCACGATCGCCCCGATCGTGGCGGACGCGCCGGTGCTGCCGCCGTTCGGGCTGCTGATGCTGATCGCCTGGCGGCTGCTGCGCCCCGATTACTGGCCGATCTGGGCGGCAGCGCCCTTCGGGCTGTTCGACGATCTGCTCAGCGGCCAGCCGCCGGGCAGCGGCGTGCTGCTGTGGAGTCTCATCTTTATCGCCGTCGAGGCGGTGGACAGGTGGCTCGTCTGGCGCGATTATTGGCAGGACTGGCTGATCGCCGCCGCCGCCATCGCCTTCGCGCTGTTCGGCGGGCTGATGCTGGTCCTGTTCTCCGGGGGCGGAGGCCATGCGCTGCTGATCGTTCCTCAATTCGTGATGTCGATCCTGTTCTACCCCCTCGCCGCGCGCACCGCCGCGGCGCTCGATCGCTGGCGCCTCAGCGACCGATGA
- the mreC gene encoding rod shape-determining protein MreC, with translation MALGTTRQPGYSRRLRYSLFAAYVAAVAGFVAGLLLFVVSIIDPTGFGAIRGAAGDVTAPVSAGGRSVIRWFGSVGDAVGNYINAGAQNRRLNEEVATSRPKLIEAKALAQENERLRRLLKLVDRDPGAIATARIVSSSATSTHRHAILTAGRSNGVRAGLPVRSSEGLVGRIVETGLFSSRAMLILDPASVVPVRRLTDGMPAIATGRGDGTLDIRPLAAARNPFSAKDIFVTSGVGGIYRPGIPVAIAIRVDSEGAIGRPFADPDRIDLAVIQDVYVPLEVTPPPAVSVDGD, from the coding sequence ATGGCGCTCGGAACCACGCGCCAGCCCGGCTATTCGCGCCGCCTGCGCTATTCGCTGTTCGCCGCCTATGTGGCGGCGGTGGCGGGCTTCGTGGCGGGTCTGCTGCTGTTCGTCGTCTCGATCATCGACCCGACCGGCTTCGGCGCGATTCGCGGCGCCGCTGGGGACGTCACCGCGCCGGTTTCCGCCGGCGGCCGTTCGGTCATCCGCTGGTTCGGATCGGTGGGCGATGCGGTGGGCAATTACATCAACGCCGGCGCGCAGAACCGCCGGCTGAACGAGGAAGTCGCCACCAGCCGCCCCAAGCTGATCGAGGCCAAGGCGCTGGCGCAGGAGAATGAACGGCTGCGCCGGCTGCTCAAGCTGGTCGATCGCGATCCCGGCGCCATCGCCACCGCGCGCATCGTCAGTTCCAGCGCCACCAGCACGCACCGCCATGCCATCCTGACCGCGGGCCGTTCCAACGGCGTGCGCGCCGGGCTGCCGGTGCGGTCGAGCGAGGGGCTGGTCGGCCGCATCGTCGAGACCGGCCTGTTCTCGTCGCGCGCGATGCTGATCCTCGATCCCGCAAGCGTGGTGCCGGTGCGCCGGCTGACCGACGGCATGCCCGCGATCGCGACCGGCCGCGGTGACGGCACGCTCGACATCCGGCCGCTCGCCGCCGCGCGCAACCCCTTCTCGGCGAAGGATATCTTCGTCACGTCGGGAGTCGGGGGAATCTATCGCCCCGGCATTCCGGTGGCGATCGCGATCCGCGTCGACAGCGAGGGCGCGATCGGGCGCCCCTTCGCCGACCCCGACCGCATCGACCTGGCGGTCATTCAGGACGTCTACGTGCCGCTCGAGGTGACGCCGCCACCCGCGGTCTCGGTCGATGGCGACTGA
- a CDS encoding rod shape-determining protein, whose protein sequence is MVISHWFKFMSHDMAIDLGTANTVVYLRGRGIVLNEPSVVAIETLNGVKKVKAVGDDAKLMMGKTPGTIEAIRPLRDGVIADIDVAEQMIKHFIHKVHGRRRFSWPEIVICVPSGSTSVERRAIRDAAQNAGASKVWLIEEPMAAAIGADMPVTEPIGSMVVDIGGGTTEVAVLSLRGLAYTTSVRVGGDKMDEAIVSYVRRNHNLLIGEATAERIKQEVGVAKPPIDGVGTTIQIKGRDLVNGVPKEIQVNQGQIAEALAEPVGTIVEGVRMALENTAPELAADIVDQGIVLTGGGALLQGLDEVLRDETGLPVTVADDPLTCVALGTGRALEDPVFRGVLITA, encoded by the coding sequence ATGGTCATCTCGCATTGGTTCAAGTTCATGTCGCACGACATGGCGATCGATCTGGGGACGGCGAACACGGTGGTCTATCTGCGCGGACGCGGAATCGTCCTCAATGAGCCGTCGGTGGTCGCGATCGAAACCTTGAACGGCGTCAAGAAGGTGAAGGCGGTCGGTGACGACGCCAAGCTGATGATGGGCAAGACGCCCGGCACGATCGAGGCGATCCGCCCGTTGCGTGACGGCGTGATCGCCGACATCGACGTGGCCGAGCAGATGATCAAGCACTTCATTCACAAGGTGCACGGCCGCCGCCGCTTCAGCTGGCCCGAGATCGTGATCTGCGTGCCGAGCGGCTCGACCTCGGTCGAGCGCCGCGCCATCCGCGACGCTGCGCAGAATGCCGGCGCCTCCAAGGTGTGGCTGATCGAGGAACCGATGGCGGCCGCGATCGGTGCCGACATGCCGGTGACCGAGCCGATCGGCTCGATGGTCGTCGACATCGGCGGCGGCACCACCGAAGTCGCGGTACTCTCGCTGCGCGGCCTCGCCTACACCACCTCGGTGCGCGTGGGCGGCGACAAGATGGACGAGGCGATCGTCTCCTACGTCCGCCGCAACCACAACCTGCTGATCGGCGAAGCCACGGCCGAACGCATCAAGCAGGAAGTGGGCGTCGCCAAGCCGCCGATCGACGGCGTCGGCACGACCATCCAGATCAAGGGGCGTGACCTCGTCAACGGCGTACCCAAGGAGATCCAGGTCAATCAGGGCCAGATCGCCGAGGCGCTGGCCGAGCCGGTCGGCACGATCGTCGAGGGCGTGCGCATGGCGCTGGAGAACACCGCGCCGGAGCTGGCCGCCGACATCGTCGACCAGGGCATCGTCCTGACCGGCGGCGGCGCGCTGCTGCAGGGGCTGGACGAGGTGCTGCGCGACGAGACCGGCCTGCCGGTGACGGTGGCGGACGATCCGCTGACCTGCGTTGCACTGGGCACCGGCCGGGCGCTGGAAGACCCGGTCTTCCGCGGCGTGCTCATCACCGCCTGA
- the mutL gene encoding DNA mismatch repair endonuclease MutL: protein MSIRRLPEHLVNRIAAGEVVERPASALKELVENAIDAGALRIAIKLAAGGTDLIEVSDDGCGMRPDDMALALERHATSKLPDEAIEAVTTLGFRGEALPSIASVAKLTLESRVRGADGWSRVVDNGAVVSEGPAALPPGTRVRVESLFERVPARRKFLRSARAEFAACVDVIRRLAMSRSDVGFTLEHEGRVALSVQAGQDAPQRVAALTDRALRENSVAVDLAREGVRLGGIAGLPTFNRGVADHQYLFVNGRPVKDRLLAGAVRGAYADMLARDRHAVVALFLELPTEEVDVNVHPAKTEVRFRDPQLVRGMIVSGLRRALEAEGQRSAQRPAESALAAWREEPIVQPDLVYAAPVTAAPPPRAPAMLWERRTGFTAPPPAARAEPAFAPLPATVNHPLGVARGQVAKTYIVAEAEDGLVIVDQHAAHERLVLERMRRAMDGGAVARQALLIPEVVELEETACDRLDARAAELAEFGLELERFGPAAMLVRATPAMLGQGDVKGLVADLADELAAFGEALSLREKLDHVAATMACHGSVRAGRVLSVAEMNALLREMEVTPRSGQCNHGRPTWVKLAHGDIERLFGRK from the coding sequence ATGTCAATACGCCGCCTGCCAGAGCATCTTGTCAACCGTATCGCTGCCGGTGAAGTGGTCGAGAGACCGGCCAGTGCGTTGAAGGAATTGGTCGAGAACGCGATCGACGCCGGGGCGCTCCGGATCGCGATCAAGCTGGCCGCGGGCGGCACCGATCTCATCGAAGTGAGCGACGACGGCTGCGGCATGCGGCCGGACGATATGGCGCTCGCGCTCGAACGCCACGCCACCTCCAAGCTGCCCGACGAGGCGATCGAGGCGGTGACGACATTGGGCTTCCGCGGCGAGGCCTTGCCCTCGATCGCCAGCGTCGCGAAGCTCACCCTGGAAAGCCGCGTGCGCGGTGCCGACGGCTGGAGCCGCGTGGTCGACAACGGCGCGGTCGTTTCGGAAGGCCCGGCGGCGCTGCCGCCCGGCACGCGCGTCCGCGTCGAATCTCTCTTCGAGCGGGTGCCGGCGCGGCGCAAATTCCTGCGCTCGGCGCGCGCGGAGTTCGCCGCCTGCGTCGACGTGATCCGTCGGCTGGCGATGTCGCGGTCCGACGTCGGCTTCACATTGGAGCATGAGGGGCGCGTCGCGCTGTCGGTCCAGGCGGGGCAGGATGCGCCGCAGCGGGTGGCGGCGCTGACCGACCGGGCGCTCCGGGAAAACAGCGTGGCGGTGGATCTGGCGCGCGAGGGCGTGCGGCTGGGCGGCATCGCCGGGCTGCCCACCTTCAACCGCGGCGTCGCCGACCATCAATATCTGTTCGTGAACGGCCGCCCGGTGAAGGACCGGCTTCTCGCCGGCGCGGTGCGCGGTGCCTATGCCGACATGCTCGCGCGCGATCGCCATGCCGTCGTCGCGCTGTTCCTCGAGCTGCCGACCGAGGAGGTCGACGTCAACGTCCACCCCGCGAAGACCGAGGTGCGCTTCCGCGATCCGCAGCTCGTGCGCGGCATGATCGTATCCGGCCTGCGCCGCGCGCTGGAGGCGGAGGGGCAGCGCAGCGCGCAGCGCCCCGCGGAAAGCGCGCTTGCCGCCTGGCGGGAAGAACCCATCGTGCAGCCGGACCTGGTCTATGCCGCGCCGGTCACCGCCGCCCCGCCGCCGCGCGCGCCCGCCATGCTGTGGGAACGCCGCACCGGTTTCACTGCGCCGCCGCCGGCGGCGCGCGCCGAACCGGCGTTTGCGCCACTGCCCGCCACGGTCAACCATCCGCTCGGCGTCGCGCGCGGGCAAGTGGCGAAGACCTATATCGTCGCGGAGGCCGAGGATGGCCTCGTCATCGTCGACCAGCACGCCGCGCATGAGCGGCTGGTGCTCGAACGGATGCGCCGCGCGATGGATGGGGGCGCCGTGGCGCGACAGGCGCTGCTGATCCCCGAGGTCGTCGAGCTGGAGGAAACCGCGTGCGACCGGCTCGATGCGCGCGCCGCCGAACTCGCCGAATTCGGGCTCGAGCTCGAGCGTTTCGGCCCCGCGGCGATGCTGGTGCGCGCGACGCCGGCGATGCTGGGGCAGGGCGATGTGAAAGGGCTGGTCGCCGACCTTGCCGACGAACTCGCCGCGTTCGGCGAGGCGCTCTCGTTGCGTGAGAAGCTCGATCATGTCGCCGCGACGATGGCCTGCCACGGCTCGGTCCGCGCCGGGCGGGTGCTGTCGGTCGCCGAGATGAATGCGCTGCTGCGCGAGATGGAAGTCACGCCCCGCTCCGGCCAGTGCAACCATGGCCGCCCGACCTGGGTGAAGCTGGCGCATGGCGATATCGAAAGGCTGTTCGGCCGGAAGTGA
- a CDS encoding DMT family transporter: MPRSWLITGYAMSAVGAMLFATKGVVVKLTYAHDVSVLALLALRMLLSTPVFVAVGIVEWRRRPVHERPGAKAIAAAAAVGMIGYHLSSWLDFEGLARLDAQSERLMLFTYPFLVILFGRLIFKRPFAPHAVLGALMSYAGIAAMFGGAPARLTDSALTGAAFVLTAAVSFALYQLFARELIVKCGAALFTAIAMSAAGLSLLAQFFLTHPVSELAVEASAWPLILTLALFATVVPAFLMSAGTARIGAQANAIIATLSPTVTILLAVMLLGEPFGWPEALGTVLVLSGVGLFMLVDAARTRRAAISAPPSPAAPPPSPGSSPPAR; encoded by the coding sequence ATGCCACGATCCTGGCTGATCACCGGCTATGCCATGTCCGCGGTCGGCGCGATGCTGTTCGCGACCAAGGGCGTCGTCGTGAAGCTGACCTATGCGCATGATGTGAGCGTGCTCGCTCTGCTGGCGTTGCGGATGCTGCTCTCCACGCCGGTGTTCGTCGCGGTCGGCATCGTCGAGTGGCGACGGCGGCCGGTGCATGAGCGGCCGGGGGCGAAAGCGATCGCCGCCGCCGCCGCGGTCGGCATGATCGGCTATCACCTCTCGTCGTGGCTCGATTTCGAGGGGCTGGCGCGGCTCGACGCGCAGTCCGAACGGCTGATGCTGTTCACCTACCCCTTCCTCGTCATCCTGTTCGGCCGGCTGATCTTCAAGCGCCCCTTCGCGCCGCACGCGGTGCTGGGCGCGCTGATGAGCTATGCCGGCATCGCCGCGATGTTCGGCGGCGCACCCGCGCGGCTGACCGATAGTGCGCTGACCGGCGCCGCCTTCGTGCTGACCGCCGCGGTCAGCTTCGCGCTCTACCAGCTGTTCGCGCGCGAACTGATCGTGAAGTGCGGCGCCGCGCTGTTCACCGCCATCGCGATGAGCGCTGCGGGGCTCTCATTGCTCGCGCAATTCTTCCTGACGCACCCGGTGAGCGAACTTGCGGTCGAGGCGTCGGCCTGGCCGCTGATACTCACCCTGGCGCTGTTCGCCACCGTCGTCCCCGCCTTCCTGATGTCGGCGGGCACCGCGCGCATCGGCGCGCAGGCCAATGCGATCATCGCGACGTTGAGCCCGACGGTGACGATCCTGCTGGCGGTGATGCTGCTCGGCGAACCGTTCGGCTGGCCCGAGGCGCTGGGCACCGTGCTGGTGCTGAGCGGCGTCGGCCTGTTCATGCTGGTCGACGCGGCGCGAACGCGGCGTGCGGCGATCAGCGCGCCGCCATCGCCCGCGGCGCCACCGCCATCGCCCGGATCTTCGCCTCCGGCGCGTTGA